A genomic window from Deinococcus sp. YIM 134068 includes:
- a CDS encoding ABC transporter ATP-binding protein has protein sequence MNAAPLLSRFFSYYAPYRRLFVLDFGCAVLSGVLELAFPLAVQAFVDRLLPSGQWGAIILAAVGLLGIYVLNTGLMTVVTYWGHMLGINIETEMRRKAFDHLQKLSFNYFDNVKTGQLVGRLTKDLEEIGEVAHHGPEDLFIAVMTLLGAFALMFSVHRDLALVTALIVPLVLWLTGRYGNRMTQNWRRLYDSVGNFNVRIEENVGGIRVVQAFANEDHERALFARDNGQYRRTKLEAYRIIAATNALSYLSMRLTQMVVMTAGAYFVLGGSLTAGGFVGFLLLVNVFFRPIEKINSVIETYPKGIAGFRRYMELLGTAPDIRDAPHARPAPPLRGDIRYEDVSFGYGTDRPVLRGIDLDLRAGETVAFVGPSGAGKTTLCSLLPRFYEVTGGRITVDGHDVRDLTLASLRSQIGIVQQDVFLFGGTLRENIAYGRLDATEADILDAAHRARLGDVIAALPQGLDTLIGERGVKLSGGQKQRLAIARMFLKNPPILILDEATSALDTATERAIQASLTELARGRTTLVIAHRLATIQGADRIVVVDGGTIAEQGTHETLRRQGGLYRQLHDAQFRRRARRGLA, from the coding sequence ATGAACGCCGCCCCCCTGCTGTCCCGCTTCTTCTCGTATTACGCCCCATACCGGCGTCTGTTCGTGCTCGACTTCGGCTGTGCGGTGCTGTCGGGCGTGCTCGAACTGGCGTTCCCGCTGGCGGTGCAGGCGTTCGTGGACCGGCTGCTGCCGTCCGGTCAGTGGGGCGCGATCATCCTCGCCGCCGTGGGGCTGCTCGGCATCTACGTGCTGAACACCGGCCTGATGACGGTCGTGACGTACTGGGGCCACATGCTCGGCATCAACATCGAGACCGAGATGCGCCGCAAGGCCTTCGACCACCTCCAGAAACTGTCGTTCAACTACTTCGACAACGTGAAGACCGGGCAGCTCGTCGGGCGGCTCACGAAGGACCTCGAGGAGATCGGGGAGGTCGCCCACCACGGCCCGGAGGACCTCTTCATCGCCGTGATGACGCTGCTGGGGGCCTTCGCGCTGATGTTCTCCGTCCACCGGGACCTCGCGCTCGTCACCGCCCTGATCGTGCCGCTCGTGCTGTGGCTGACGGGGCGCTACGGCAACCGCATGACGCAGAACTGGCGGAGGCTCTACGACTCGGTGGGCAACTTCAACGTCCGTATCGAGGAGAACGTGGGCGGCATCCGGGTGGTGCAGGCCTTCGCCAACGAGGACCACGAGCGGGCGCTGTTCGCGCGCGACAACGGCCAGTACCGCCGCACGAAGCTGGAGGCCTACCGCATCATCGCGGCCACGAACGCCCTGAGCTACCTCTCCATGCGGCTGACCCAGATGGTCGTGATGACCGCCGGGGCGTACTTCGTGCTGGGGGGCAGCCTCACGGCGGGCGGCTTCGTGGGCTTCCTGCTGCTCGTGAACGTCTTTTTCCGGCCCATCGAGAAGATCAACTCGGTGATCGAGACGTACCCGAAAGGCATCGCGGGCTTCCGGCGCTACATGGAGCTGCTGGGCACCGCGCCGGACATCCGGGACGCGCCGCACGCCCGGCCCGCACCACCCCTGCGCGGCGACATCCGGTACGAGGACGTGTCCTTCGGGTACGGGACGGACCGCCCGGTGCTGCGGGGCATCGACCTCGACCTCCGGGCCGGGGAGACGGTCGCCTTCGTGGGGCCGTCGGGGGCGGGCAAGACGACCCTGTGCTCGCTGCTGCCGCGCTTCTACGAGGTGACGGGCGGGCGCATCACCGTGGACGGCCACGACGTGCGCGACCTGACGCTCGCCTCGCTGCGGTCCCAGATCGGCATCGTGCAGCAGGACGTGTTCCTGTTCGGCGGCACCCTGCGCGAGAACATCGCGTACGGCAGGTTGGACGCCACCGAGGCCGACATCCTCGACGCCGCGCACCGCGCCCGCCTCGGCGACGTGATCGCCGCGCTGCCGCAGGGGCTGGACACCCTCATCGGCGAGCGGGGCGTCAAGCTCTCGGGCGGGCAAAAGCAGCGCCTCGCCATCGCCCGGATGTTCCTGAAAAACCCGCCCATCCTGATTCTGGACGAGGCGACCTCCGCGCTCGACACGGCGACCGAGCGGGCCATCCAGGCTTCTCTCACCGAACTCGCGCGGGGCCGCACGACGCTCGTGATCGCCCACCGCCTCGCCACCATCCAGGGGGCCGACCGCATCGTGGTGGTGGACGGGGGCACCATTGCCGAGCAGGGCACCCACGAGACGCTGCGGCGGCAGGGCGGCCTCTACCGCCAGCTCCACGACGCGCAGTTCAGGCGCAGGGCGCGTAGGGGCTTGGCGTAG
- a CDS encoding ABC transporter substrate-binding protein, whose amino-acid sequence MLTPAAHAQTLTLKHDEGTATVKRNPQRIVVLDEQALEFIYALGLGERVVGLGSAVIGPTQLTASGLIKPEVLKTGYLSRGKLNNPRFVGNWTSPNLETILTLKPDLILRSTWEGNQNYDKLSRIAPTVGYREDASGFWQKSLRDFARLFGRQEQAERVIKAAADTNRANARKLAAAGVFRKYPKVVVVSPFTGGSTWVYSTVRLIEDLRALGFKDGLKAPTTTLGVGAQISDEALLNLDKQTLVVVMPPSGQYNGGPAFLNSPVGQRLREQSVVYTLEENSPWAGPVVSVRNSNDVTRLILEKFQ is encoded by the coding sequence ATGCTGACTCCGGCGGCGCACGCGCAAACCCTGACCCTCAAGCACGACGAGGGCACGGCCACCGTCAAGCGCAATCCCCAGCGCATCGTCGTGCTGGACGAGCAGGCGCTGGAGTTCATCTACGCCCTGGGCCTGGGCGAGCGGGTGGTGGGCCTGGGCAGCGCGGTCATCGGGCCGACCCAGCTCACGGCGAGCGGCCTCATCAAGCCGGAGGTGCTGAAAACCGGCTACCTGTCGCGCGGCAAGCTGAACAACCCCCGCTTCGTCGGCAACTGGACCTCGCCCAATCTGGAGACCATCCTGACGCTGAAGCCCGACCTGATCCTGCGCTCGACCTGGGAGGGCAACCAGAATTACGACAAGCTCAGCCGCATCGCCCCCACGGTCGGCTACCGCGAGGACGCCTCCGGCTTCTGGCAGAAGAGCCTGCGTGACTTCGCCCGCCTCTTCGGACGGCAGGAGCAGGCCGAGCGCGTCATCAAGGCGGCGGCGGACACGAACCGCGCCAATGCCCGCAAACTGGCGGCGGCGGGAGTGTTCAGGAAGTACCCCAAAGTCGTGGTGGTCTCGCCCTTCACGGGGGGCAGCACCTGGGTCTACTCCACGGTCCGGCTCATCGAGGACCTGCGCGCGCTGGGCTTCAAGGACGGCCTAAAGGCCCCGACCACCACCCTGGGCGTCGGTGCCCAGATCAGCGACGAGGCGCTGCTGAACCTCGACAAGCAGACCCTCGTGGTGGTCATGCCGCCCTCCGGGCAGTACAACGGCGGCCCCGCCTTCCTGAACTCCCCGGTCGGGCAGCGCCTCCGGGAGCAGAGCGTGGTGTACACCCTGGAGGAGAACAGCCCGTGGGCGGGGCCAGTGGTGTCCGTCCGCAACAGCAACGACGTGACGCGGCTCATCCTGGAGAAGTTCCAGTGA
- a CDS encoding sucrase ferredoxin, with amino-acid sequence MSAASTPRLALCSDVSRAAGEDPIGTAPHWRDLTVLELDVPVWDSLRQVDRWTPEQKEVFEQLRERVEASGAGFGLLMTAPAERGGPLRVRHLMRGPGGLTRRDYLSDLPQTEWARGLRDTLLEPGNLREWEEQPVTPGPDLHVCTHGTVDAACGRYGVPVFQALRAAGLRAWRTAHFGGHRFAATAVELPSGLMWAHLTPELAVRVVRREVHPAEVARNLRGFVGLPPRAQVLDREMLVRHGWEWLDAERTVEVDGTRVTLRYRLNGISGVVRADVEDAPALELPGSSHSPKLTTAAQYRVTNFSDGAPL; translated from the coding sequence GTGAGCGCGGCGTCCACCCCCCGCCTCGCCCTCTGCTCGGACGTGTCGCGGGCGGCGGGCGAGGACCCCATCGGCACCGCGCCCCACTGGCGCGACCTCACGGTGCTGGAACTGGACGTGCCCGTGTGGGACAGCCTGCGTCAGGTGGACCGCTGGACGCCGGAGCAGAAGGAAGTCTTCGAGCAGCTCCGTGAGCGCGTGGAGGCAAGCGGCGCGGGCTTCGGCCTGCTGATGACGGCCCCGGCGGAGCGCGGCGGCCCGCTGCGGGTGCGTCACCTCATGCGCGGGCCGGGCGGCCTCACCCGCCGCGACTACCTCTCCGACCTGCCCCAGACCGAGTGGGCACGCGGCCTGCGCGACACGCTGCTGGAGCCGGGGAACCTGCGGGAGTGGGAGGAACAGCCCGTCACCCCCGGCCCCGATCTCCACGTCTGCACCCACGGGACGGTGGACGCGGCCTGCGGGCGGTACGGGGTGCCAGTATTTCAGGCCCTCCGGGCGGCGGGTTTGCGCGCGTGGCGCACCGCCCATTTTGGCGGCCACCGCTTCGCGGCCACGGCGGTGGAGCTGCCGAGCGGGCTGATGTGGGCGCACCTGACGCCGGAGCTGGCGGTGCGGGTCGTCCGCCGTGAGGTCCACCCCGCCGAGGTCGCCCGGAACCTGCGCGGCTTCGTAGGCCTCCCCCCACGCGCGCAGGTCCTCGACCGCGAGATGCTCGTCCGCCACGGCTGGGAATGGCTGGACGCCGAACGTACGGTGGAGGTGGACGGCACGCGGGTCACGCTGCGCTACCGTTTGAATGGCATTTCCGGTGTCGTCCGCGCGGACGTGGAGGACGCCCCGGCCCTGGAACTGCCCGGCTCCAGCCACAGCCCCAAGCTCACGACCGCCGCCCAGTATCGGGTGACGAACTTCAGCGACGGAGCGCCCCTCTGA
- a CDS encoding FecCD family ABC transporter permease, with product MALLTLAFVLSLVLGASDIPLSRIAPLLFHPDDSTDSLVIHTLRLPRTLVAALAGAGLAVSGTLLQGVTRNPLADPGILGVEAGGALAILVLVVFFPAAPAALFVPAAFVGGVLAASVAYGAARSVGLTPLRLALAGVAVAYLVGAATRALQLLFEERAQGALFALAGSLAGRTWAQAAQVAPWVIAGVVLALLLSPRVNLLALGEDVARGLGARTERDSTLVTVLGVLLAAAAVSVVGPVGFVGLIVPHTARALVGPDHRLSLPLAALLGAAFLIAADLAARLVDRPAETPVGILVAAAGAPFFVLLARRVGRGSG from the coding sequence GTGGCCCTGCTCACCCTGGCCTTCGTCCTCTCGCTGGTCCTCGGCGCGAGCGACATTCCGCTGTCCAGGATCGCGCCCCTGCTCTTTCACCCCGACGATAGCACCGACAGCCTCGTGATCCACACGCTGCGGCTGCCGCGCACGCTCGTGGCGGCGCTGGCGGGGGCGGGGCTGGCCGTCTCGGGGACGCTGCTCCAGGGCGTGACCCGCAATCCTCTGGCTGACCCCGGCATCCTGGGGGTGGAGGCGGGGGGGGCGCTCGCCATCCTCGTCCTCGTCGTGTTCTTCCCGGCGGCCCCGGCGGCGCTGTTCGTGCCCGCCGCGTTCGTGGGGGGCGTGCTGGCGGCGTCGGTGGCCTACGGGGCGGCCCGGAGCGTGGGCCTCACCCCGCTGCGGCTGGCGCTGGCGGGCGTGGCGGTGGCGTACCTCGTCGGGGCGGCCACCCGCGCCCTGCAACTGCTGTTCGAGGAACGCGCGCAGGGGGCGCTCTTCGCCCTCGCCGGGTCGCTGGCGGGCCGCACGTGGGCGCAGGCGGCGCAGGTCGCCCCGTGGGTGATCGCGGGGGTCGTCCTCGCCCTCCTGCTCTCCCCACGTGTGAATCTGCTCGCGCTCGGGGAGGACGTGGCGCGCGGCCTCGGCGCGAGGACCGAGCGGGACAGCACCCTCGTCACCGTCCTCGGCGTCCTGCTCGCTGCCGCCGCCGTGAGCGTGGTCGGCCCGGTGGGCTTCGTCGGCCTCATCGTGCCACACACCGCCCGCGCCCTCGTCGGCCCGGACCACCGCCTCAGCCTGCCGCTCGCGGCGCTGCTCGGCGCGGCCTTCCTCATCGCCGCCGACCTCGCCGCCCGCCTTGTGGACCGCCCCGCCGAGACGCCCGTGGGCATCCTCGTCGCCGCCGCCGGAGCACCCTTCTTCGTGCTGCTGGCACGGCGGGTGGGGCGGGGGAGTGGATGA
- a CDS encoding FecCD family ABC transporter permease: MNRHALTPRYTTPRAVATGALLAAVTLVLGVLALGLGAVQTPAADVVAVLLGRGDDLTRQLVLELRAPRIAVALLCGAMFAASGTIMQGVIRNPLASPDLIGVGAGAGLAATLFLLAWPGAPPGGLPWAALAGAWGGFGLVLLLSREWRGGAGLHPVRLALVGVAVAAALGAVQQLVLVRAPDGLGAALSFLTGTVYGADADRVARVLPWALVLLPAALLGVRTLDVLNLGEDLATSLGTRVNAARLLCLAVGVALAGAAVTGAGILGFVGLLAPHLARLLVGARHARLLPVSMLLGALLVLAADTLGRALLPPLEVPAGIFTTLVGAPYFLYLLRRSA; this comes from the coding sequence ATGAACCGACACGCCCTCACCCCCAGATACACCACGCCCCGCGCCGTGGCGACCGGCGCGCTGCTCGCCGCCGTGACGCTCGTGCTGGGGGTGCTCGCGCTGGGGCTGGGGGCGGTGCAGACCCCCGCCGCCGATGTCGTGGCCGTCCTGCTGGGCCGGGGCGACGACCTGACGCGGCAACTCGTGTTGGAGCTGCGCGCCCCCCGCATCGCCGTGGCCCTGCTGTGCGGGGCGATGTTCGCCGCGTCGGGGACGATCATGCAGGGCGTGATCCGCAACCCGCTCGCCTCGCCGGACCTCATCGGGGTGGGGGCGGGGGCGGGGCTGGCAGCGACCCTGTTCCTGCTCGCGTGGCCGGGCGCACCTCCCGGCGGGCTGCCCTGGGCGGCGCTCGCGGGCGCGTGGGGGGGCTTCGGGCTGGTGCTGCTGCTCTCGCGGGAGTGGCGGGGCGGGGCGGGTCTGCATCCCGTCCGGCTCGCGCTCGTGGGGGTGGCGGTCGCCGCCGCGCTGGGGGCCGTCCAGCAACTCGTCCTCGTGCGGGCACCCGACGGTTTGGGAGCCGCCCTCTCCTTCCTGACCGGGACGGTCTACGGGGCCGACGCCGACCGGGTGGCGCGGGTGCTGCCCTGGGCGCTCGTGCTGCTGCCCGCCGCCCTGCTGGGGGTGCGGACGCTCGACGTGCTCAACCTCGGTGAAGACCTCGCCACCAGCCTCGGCACGCGGGTCAATGCCGCCCGGCTGCTGTGCCTCGCCGTCGGGGTGGCCCTCGCGGGCGCGGCGGTGACGGGCGCGGGTATCCTCGGCTTCGTCGGCCTCCTCGCCCCGCACCTTGCCCGGCTGCTCGTCGGGGCGCGGCACGCCCGGCTGCTGCCTGTGTCCATGCTGCTTGGGGCGCTGCTCGTCCTCGCGGCGGACACGCTGGGTCGCGCCCTCCTGCCGCCGCTGGAGGTGCCCGCCGGGATTTTCACGACGCTGGTGGGCGCACCGTATTTCCTGTACCTGCTGAGGCGGAGCGCGTGA
- a CDS encoding ABC transporter ATP-binding protein yields MHPDAPLATQSLKLAYGQTVIVPDLNLRVAGGQVTSIIGPNGCGKSTLLRALARLRPTSGGEVQLYGQALHALPAREVARRLAILPQGPTAPEGLSVEDLVWFGRHPHQGRFPIRREEDRGAVSWALAQTGMTVFAGRPLEALSGGQRQRAWIAMSLAQQTDILLLDEPTTYLDLSHQLEVLQLAGRLNREGGKTVVMVLHDLNQAVRYSDEIVAMRGGEVYAQGRPEDILTPRLLADVFGLKAHLLADPDTGRPHIIPYALTR; encoded by the coding sequence ATGCACCCAGACGCCCCCCTCGCCACGCAGTCCCTCAAGCTCGCCTACGGGCAGACCGTCATCGTGCCCGACCTGAACCTGCGGGTGGCGGGCGGGCAGGTCACGAGCATCATCGGGCCGAACGGCTGCGGCAAGAGCACCCTGCTGCGGGCGCTGGCGCGGCTGCGGCCCACGTCGGGGGGGGAGGTCCAGCTCTACGGGCAGGCGCTCCACGCTCTGCCCGCGCGGGAGGTGGCGCGGCGGCTGGCGATCCTGCCCCAGGGGCCGACCGCGCCCGAGGGCCTGTCGGTGGAGGACCTCGTGTGGTTCGGGCGTCATCCCCACCAGGGCCGCTTCCCGATCCGGCGCGAGGAGGACCGGGGGGCCGTGAGTTGGGCGCTGGCGCAGACGGGGATGACGGTCTTCGCGGGCAGGCCGCTCGAAGCCCTCTCCGGCGGGCAGCGGCAGCGCGCGTGGATCGCCATGAGCCTCGCGCAACAGACCGACATCCTCCTGCTGGACGAGCCGACGACCTACCTCGACCTCTCGCACCAACTGGAGGTCCTCCAGCTCGCCGGACGCCTCAACCGCGAGGGGGGCAAGACGGTGGTGATGGTGCTGCACGACCTCAATCAGGCCGTGCGCTACAGCGATGAGATCGTCGCCATGCGCGGCGGCGAGGTCTACGCGCAGGGCCGCCCGGAGGACATCCTCACGCCCCGGCTCCTCGCGGACGTGTTCGGCCTCAAGGCGCACCTGCTCGCCGACCCCGACACGGGCCGCCCGCACATCATCCCCTACGCCCTGACGCGGTAG
- a CDS encoding glycoside hydrolase family 13 protein codes for MTDAPWSQPHHDGSELYVPDPTPPLGGQTDVFLRVPRTGDVTSAWVRVLVDGEPELVRATVDRQDERDTWLRARLQVGNPVVSYRWLLDGGAHGYQWLNGTGLHPHDVADAADFRLSTYEPPADWATGTMYQIFPDRFAKSTDRPTPAWARAAAWNDPVIGEGPDTPRQLYGGDLDGITAHLDHLASLGVGTLYLTPFFPAESNHRYNASTFDHVDPLLGGDEAMARLAEAAHARGMHLMGDLTTNHCGDAHEWFQAALADPHSPEAGFFFFTEHPHHYDAWWGLREMPIFDHRSPELRRRLYDGPDSVVARWLGPHALGAWRIDVANMTGIHGEINLGHEVATTIRRTMAGVVKASFLQAESNHDASRDLLGDGYQGTMNYAAFTRPLWQWLLPPQPTPYTHGKYPLLPNLPGPAVVGAMRALSGVTPWQATLHAMNLIGSHDTHRIASLLGDDRLVDVAFGMLAAYPGVPMLYAGDEIGLRAMGPEYARLPMPWAHPERWHHRRLAHTRALFTTRAASVALRRGGLRWLSVTDDALTFLRESPGETILVHAARASHPPVRLPVAVVGSGVEGLAGTADLRAERSTVTLPAEGPAFGMWRLAGG; via the coding sequence ATGACCGATGCCCCCTGGTCCCAGCCCCACCACGACGGCTCCGAACTGTACGTGCCCGACCCGACGCCCCCCCTCGGGGGGCAGACCGACGTGTTCCTGCGGGTGCCCCGAACTGGTGACGTGACGAGCGCCTGGGTGCGCGTCCTCGTGGACGGCGAGCCGGAACTCGTGCGGGCGACCGTGGACCGTCAGGACGAGCGCGACACCTGGCTGCGTGCCCGCCTTCAGGTCGGCAACCCGGTCGTGAGCTACCGCTGGCTGCTCGACGGCGGCGCGCACGGCTACCAGTGGCTCAATGGGACGGGCCTGCACCCCCACGACGTGGCCGACGCCGCCGACTTCCGCCTGAGCACCTATGAGCCGCCTGCCGACTGGGCCACGGGCACGATGTACCAGATTTTCCCCGACCGCTTCGCCAAATCCACGGACCGCCCGACGCCCGCGTGGGCGAGGGCCGCCGCCTGGAACGATCCCGTGATCGGCGAGGGTCCCGACACGCCGCGCCAACTGTACGGCGGGGACCTCGACGGCATCACCGCGCACCTCGACCACCTCGCGTCGCTGGGGGTGGGGACGCTCTACCTCACGCCCTTTTTCCCCGCCGAATCGAACCACCGCTACAACGCCTCGACCTTCGATCACGTGGACCCCCTCCTCGGCGGCGACGAGGCGATGGCCCGGCTCGCGGAGGCCGCCCACGCGCGCGGAATGCACCTGATGGGCGACCTCACCACCAACCACTGCGGGGACGCCCACGAGTGGTTTCAGGCCGCGCTCGCCGACCCCCACTCCCCGGAGGCGGGCTTTTTCTTCTTCACGGAGCACCCGCACCACTACGACGCGTGGTGGGGCCTGCGGGAGATGCCGATCTTCGACCACCGCAGCCCCGAACTGCGCCGCCGCCTCTACGACGGCCCGGACTCGGTGGTGGCCCGCTGGCTCGGCCCGCACGCGCTGGGCGCGTGGCGCATCGATGTCGCCAACATGACGGGCATCCACGGGGAGATCAATCTCGGCCACGAGGTCGCCACCACCATCCGCCGCACGATGGCGGGGGTGGTGAAGGCCTCATTCCTGCAAGCCGAATCCAATCACGACGCGAGCCGCGACCTCCTCGGCGACGGCTACCAGGGCACCATGAACTACGCGGCCTTCACCCGCCCGCTGTGGCAGTGGCTGCTGCCGCCCCAGCCCACGCCCTACACGCACGGCAAGTACCCCCTGCTCCCCAACCTGCCCGGCCCGGCGGTCGTCGGCGCGATGCGGGCGCTCTCCGGCGTGACCCCGTGGCAGGCCACCCTGCACGCCATGAACCTGATCGGCTCGCACGACACGCACCGGATCGCGTCCCTGCTCGGCGACGACCGTCTGGTGGACGTGGCCTTCGGGATGCTCGCCGCCTACCCCGGCGTCCCCATGCTGTACGCGGGCGACGAGATCGGGCTGAGGGCGATGGGGCCGGAGTACGCTCGCCTCCCGATGCCGTGGGCGCACCCGGAGCGGTGGCACCATCGGCGGCTGGCCCACACCCGCGCCCTCTTCACCACCCGCGCGGCGAGCGTGGCCCTGCGGCGCGGCGGCCTGCGCTGGCTCTCCGTCACGGACGACGCCCTCACCTTCCTGCGCGAGTCACCCGGCGAGACGATTCTCGTCCATGCCGCCCGCGCGTCCCACCCACCCGTCCGCCTTCCCGTGGCGGTCGTGGGGTCGGGGGTGGAGGGACTGGCGGGCACCGCCGACCTGCGCGCCGAGCGGAGCACCGTCACCCTGCCCGCCGAGGGTCCGGCCTTCGGGATGTGGCGACTGGCCGGGGGTTGA
- a CDS encoding DNA repair protein, with protein sequence MTKTSRKKDATDAALPQEDALTRFAALVATADVESDVRALRDGGADEGTLNEQLTRELRLAHDRWGLGLLHLRHDAQLVREGEGLDVALLVDAAPRARVSEGASAVAATYATMRALGAEGLSEWGVLEDGHRVTLRGGPQQLRVLVEDARDFETHWTPERGGVWTRTWRHGDTLAVEAHRPASPTTALADAAWDVITSIKDRAFQRELMERSNSVGMLGALLGARHRSAAEVLGRLPEAHFTVASAVVRETGKEGRDMDRWKAMQREAITTLDDLQRAGTARLAAVLGGGLR encoded by the coding sequence ATGACGAAGACCAGCCGCAAGAAAGACGCCACCGACGCCGCCCTGCCGCAGGAGGACGCCCTGACCCGCTTTGCCGCGCTCGTCGCCACCGCCGACGTGGAGAGCGACGTGCGGGCGCTCCGGGACGGCGGGGCCGACGAGGGAACCCTGAACGAACAGCTCACCCGCGAACTGCGGCTCGCCCACGACCGCTGGGGGCTGGGGCTGCTCCACCTGCGGCACGACGCCCAGCTCGTGCGGGAGGGCGAGGGGCTGGACGTGGCGCTGCTCGTGGACGCCGCGCCGCGCGCCCGCGTTTCGGAGGGGGCGAGCGCGGTCGCCGCGACGTACGCGACGATGCGGGCGCTGGGGGCCGAGGGCCTGAGCGAGTGGGGCGTGCTGGAGGACGGCCACCGCGTCACCCTGAGGGGCGGGCCGCAGCAACTGCGCGTGCTCGTGGAGGACGCCCGCGACTTCGAGACCCACTGGACCCCGGAGCGCGGCGGCGTGTGGACGCGCACCTGGCGGCACGGCGACACGCTCGCGGTGGAGGCGCACCGCCCGGCCTCGCCCACCACGGCGCTCGCGGACGCGGCGTGGGACGTGATCACGTCCATCAAGGACCGCGCCTTCCAGCGCGAGCTGATGGAGCGCAGCAACAGCGTGGGGATGCTCGGCGCGCTGCTGGGCGCGCGGCACCGCAGCGCGGCGGAAGTGCTGGGCCGCCTGCCCGAGGCGCACTTCACCGTCGCCTCCGCCGTCGTCCGCGAGACCGGGAAGGAGGGCCGCGACATGGACCGCTGGAAGGCCATGCAGCGCGAGGCGATCACCACCCTCGACGACCTTCAGCGCGCGGGCACGGCCCGGCTGGCGGCGGTGCTGGGCGGCGGCCTGCGCTGA
- a CDS encoding transporter substrate-binding protein has product MSPACRFCLPALSLALTLASLASAQGTVKVGIPHLLTGTRSISEITVAKAAQLAVDEINAAGGVLGRKITVVKEDGTSDWPTFATKAGKLLTPVQFEGNECSPNIIYTGAQPNQQALPALEWALSKGYKNIFLLGSDDVYPRTANLILKKHITDKDAKVAGEEYVALGGTEFSSVVNKIKAVKPQVIISTLNGDSNVSFFTQYQAAGYCAKTLPVISFSIAEQEAQAIGPALLTGQDATWTYFQRLPNAANRKFVAAYKKKYGQNAAITDPMAHAYMDVYLWKAALEKARSCDPAAVRKAIVGVR; this is encoded by the coding sequence GTGTCCCCAGCCTGTCGTTTCTGTCTTCCTGCCCTGAGCCTCGCCCTGACACTCGCCAGCCTCGCCAGCGCGCAGGGCACCGTGAAGGTCGGCATTCCGCACTTGCTGACGGGCACGAGGTCCATCTCGGAGATCACCGTGGCAAAGGCCGCGCAGCTCGCCGTGGACGAGATCAACGCGGCGGGCGGCGTGCTGGGGCGCAAGATCACGGTCGTCAAGGAGGACGGCACGTCGGACTGGCCCACCTTCGCCACGAAGGCCGGGAAGCTGCTCACCCCGGTGCAGTTCGAGGGCAACGAGTGCAGCCCCAACATCATCTACACGGGCGCGCAGCCCAACCAGCAGGCGCTCCCGGCGCTGGAGTGGGCGCTGAGCAAGGGCTACAAGAACATCTTCCTGCTGGGCAGCGACGACGTGTACCCGCGCACGGCGAACCTCATCCTCAAAAAGCACATCACCGACAAGGACGCGAAGGTCGCGGGCGAGGAGTACGTCGCCCTCGGCGGCACCGAGTTCAGCTCCGTCGTCAACAAGATCAAGGCCGTCAAACCGCAGGTCATCATCAGCACGCTGAACGGCGATTCCAACGTCTCGTTCTTCACGCAGTATCAGGCCGCCGGGTACTGCGCGAAGACGCTGCCCGTCATCTCCTTTTCCATCGCCGAGCAGGAGGCGCAGGCCATCGGCCCGGCCCTGCTGACGGGCCAGGACGCGACCTGGACCTACTTCCAGAGGCTCCCGAACGCCGCCAACCGGAAGTTCGTCGCCGCCTACAAGAAAAAGTACGGCCAGAACGCCGCGATCACCGACCCGATGGCGCACGCCTACATGGACGTGTACCTGTGGAAGGCCGCCCTGGAAAAGGCCAGGTCCTGCGACCCCGCCGCCGTCCGCAAGGCCATCGTGGGCGTGCGTTGA